Proteins encoded within one genomic window of Triticum aestivum cultivar Chinese Spring chromosome 2D, IWGSC CS RefSeq v2.1, whole genome shotgun sequence:
- the LOC123055811 gene encoding extensin-like → MPNCADSRGPQLLLFTTASTHSTTDYSASHPERERAGRGGEAAMRWCYVGKATKIFFAVVAALAVVGLIVAVGAVIHRAKSHRNSGAACATAAGGCQPVPPGTVSQQPSMPSTAVTAPPPPPNPTFPAPGTALPPPQSLVPPLQPPPAPIASPSPATFASPPPPDVLVPPPPPIAPPAPEFASQPPPAALVPPPPAIAPPAPEFASQPPPAALVPPPASASQPPPVALVPPPPAPDAPSPTAS, encoded by the exons ATGCCAAATTGTGCCGAT AGCAGAGGACCTCAGCTGCTGCTGTTTACTACTGCCAGCACACATTCCACTACAGACTACAGTGCCAGCCACCCGGAGAGGGAGAGAGCCGGGAGAGGGGGAGAAGCAGCCATGCGGTGGTGCTACGTGGGGAAGGCGACCAAGATCTTCTTCGCCGTCGTGGCCGCGCTCGCTGTCGTCGGTCTCATCGTTGCCGTCGGCGCCGTCATCCACCGCGCCAAGTCCCATCGCAACTCGGGCGCCGcctgcgccaccgccgccggcgGGTGTCAGCCAGTCCCGCCCGGGACCGTCAGCCAACAGCCATCCATGCCTTCCACCGCGGtcaccgctccgccgccgccgccaaatcCCACCTTTCCTGCCCCGGGAACCGCCTTACCGCCGCCGCAGTCGCTGGTGCCCCCTCTGCAGCCCCCACCAGCACCAATTGCGTCGCCCTCGCCGGCCACATTTGCGTCCCCGCCGCCTCCGGACGTGCtggtgccgccgccaccaccaatcGCACCACCGGCGCCGGAATTTGCGTCACAGCCGCCTCCGGCTGCGCTGGTGCCGCCGCCACCAGCGATTGCGCCACCGGCGCCGGAATTTGCGTCACAGCCGCCTCCGGCTGCGTTGGTGCCGCCGCCGGCATCCGCGTCACAGCCCCCTCCGGTCGCGCTGGTGCCGCCACCGCCGGCCCCGGATGCGCCGAGTCCGACGGCGTCCTGA
- the LOC123053528 gene encoding photosynthetic NDH subunit of lumenal location 3, chloroplastic — translation MASTYLSSFQATARSGGASPRPRPRVVTCHASEPSGRRSACLSLGLGLATAAQLHTAPARATADADEDPEPANNGWWLTEFPLPVPKIRNKEINNGETGTRSFVKNGIYMADIGPSFAAHAYRVRSSAFDLLALEDLLGKEASNYVNKYLRLKATFIYYDFDKLITATDPDAKPPLLDLANRLFHSFEKLQAAVTTKDDADIGSCYADSKLILQEVMTRMA, via the exons ATGGCAAGCACCTACCTCTCAAGCTTCCAGGCCACCGCCCGTAGCGGCGGCGCGTCACCGAGGCCGAGGCCAAGAGTGGTGACATGCCACGCCTCCGAGCCGTCGGGCCGGCGATCAGCTTGCCTCAGTCTAGGTCTCGGCCTTGCCACCGCCGCTCAGCTCCACACAgcgcccgcccgcgccaccgctgACGCCGACGAGGACCCGGAGCCGGCCAACAACGGCTGGTGGCTCACCGAGTTCCCCCTGCCAGTGCCCAAGATCCGCAACA AGGAGATCAACAATGGCGAGACAGGGACGCGATCCTTTGTGAAGAACGGCATCTACATGGCGGACATCGGGCCAAGCTTCGCGGCGCACGCCTACCGGGTGCGCAGCTCCGCCTTCGACCTGCTGGCGCTGGAGGACCTGCTCGGCAAGGAGGCCTCCAACTATGTCAACAAGTACCTCCGCCTCAAGGCCACCTTCATATACTACGACTTCGACAAGCTCATCACCGCGACAGATCCCGACGCCAAGCCGCCGCTTCTCGACCTAGCCAACCGCCTCTTCCACAGCTTCGAGAAGTTGCAGGCGGCCGTCACCACCAAGGATGACGCTGACATAGGATCCTGCTATGCTGACTCAAAGCTCATACTGCAGGAAGTCATGACAAGAATGGCCTAG
- the LOC123053527 gene encoding kinesin-like protein KIN-14N — protein sequence MATRDRAARSATARLKENDTQSQSQYGKRQRTAAGPAPRPPLSTAPQNAAAPPPAEAPIEFAGREDVDALLNEKIKGKNKMDYKGKSEQMIEYIKKLRACIKWLLEREDANLAEIGKLNGLIDAADKHHAEIVSQLECKIQESVAMKEELQKQYASLGESLKKVEAEQMECLRSYGDEKEARIAAESSRNELSEELNRVKLEQKRLNDQIKMLQDTNKRLQEYNTSLQQYNCNLQADATKNAETIDKLQKEKNTMVETMNGLKDHSNSVKLQLEMAKSSQSEALKQKNNLLSEVEALRGELHQVRDDRDHKSAEINSLLSDLGVYKELTGKSSSELENVMIRCDALEETCSNQTEKIKTLQIQLASANEKLKRSNLTTMETMSEYESQKRMLEDLQLRLTEAEQKIVDGEKLRKKLHNTILELKGNIRVFCRVRPLLSNESGAVSYPNNGENIGRGVELMHNTQSYSFAFDKVFDHSASQEDVFTEISQLVQSALDGYKVCIFAYGQTGSGKTHTMMGNPEFNDQKGLIPRSLEQIFQTSQCLMSQGWKYKMQASMLEIYNETIRDLLATSRTSIQDGAASKYNIKHDANGNTQVSDLTIVDVRSINEVSSLLKRAAQSRSVGKTQMNEESSRSHCVFTLRIFGVNEGTDQQVQGVLNLIDLAGSERLNKSGATGDRLKETQAINKSLSCLSDVIFSIAKKEEHIPFRNSKLTYLLQPCLGGDSKTLMFVNLSPEVSSTSESICSLRFAARVNSCEIGVPRRQTQMRSLSQG from the exons ATGGCCACGCGCGACCGCGCCGCCCGCTCGGCGACGGCCCGCCTCAAGGAGAACGACACCCAGTCCCAGTCGCAGTATGGCAAGCGCCAGCGCACGGCCGCGGGCCCGGCGCCGCGCCCGCCGCTCTCAACGGCCCCCCAGaacgccgccgcgcctccccccgCGGAGGCCCCCATCGAGTTCGCCGGGAGGGAGGACGTCGACGCCCTCCTCAACGAGAAGATTAAGGGCAAGAACAAGATGGATTACAAG GGAAAGAGTGAGCAGATGATTGAGTACATCAAGAAGCTGCGTGCTTGTATCAAATGGTTGCTCGAGAGGGAGGACGCAAACCTCGCTGAAATCGGAAAACTCAATGGGCTAATCGATGCTGCAGACAAACATCATGCTGAAATTG TGTCTCAGTTGGAGTGCAAAATCCAAGAATCCGTGGCAATGAAAGAGGAGCTTCAGAAACAATATGCCTCTTTAGGAGAGAGCCTAAAGAAAGTGGAAGCTGAACAAATG GAGTGCCTTCGATCTTATGGAGACGAAAAGGAGGCTAGGATTGCTGCAGAATCTTCAAGGAACGAGCTTTCAGAAGAACTCAACAGAGTTAAGTTGGAGCAGAAGCGTCTTAATGATCAG ATCAAGATGCTTCAAGATACAAATAAGAGGCTTCAGGAATACAACACTAGCTTGCAGCAATATAATTGCAACCTCCAAGCTGACGCAACAAAGAATGCTGAAACAATAGACAAGCTGCAAAAAGAGAAGAATACTATGGTTGAAACAATGAATGGTTTGAAAGATCATTCTAACTCAGTAAAGTTGCAGCTTGAAATGGCAAAG TCTTCACAGAGTGAAGCGTTGAAACAAAAAAATAACTTATTGAGTGAGGTTGAAGCTCTCAGAGGTGAATTACACCAAGTAAGGGATGACCGTGATCATAAATCAGCTGAAATAAATTCGTTGTTGAGTGACTTGGGTGTGTACAAGGAACTGACAGGAAAGTCTTCGTCAGAATTAGAGAATGTCATGATACGATGTGATGCACTTGAG GAAACTTGTTCAAACCAAACCGAGAAAATTAAAACACTGCAAATTCAACTTGCATCGGCTAATGAAAAGTTGAAG AGATCCAATTTGACAACTATGGAGACAATGAGTGAGTATGAAAGCCAAAAGAGAATGCTGGAGGACCTACAATTACGTCTTACAGAAGCTGAGCAAAAAATTGTGGATGGGGAGAAGTTGCGGAAAAAACTACATAACACAATACTC GAGCTTAAAGGAAATATTCGTGTTTTCTGCCGAGTCCGACCTTTATTGTCAAATGAATCTGGAGCTGTTTCTTATCCAAATAATGGAGAAAATATAGGTCGTGGTGTCGAGTTGATGCATAACA CACAATCGTATTCATTTGCGTTTGACAAAGTGTTTGATCATTCGGCATCCCAGGAAGATGTGTTTACTGAAATTTCTCAGTTGGTTCAAAGTGCACTTGATGGCTATAAG GTATGCATATTTGCTTATGGGCAAACTGGTTCCGGCAAGACACACACTATGATGGGAAATCCTGAGTTCAATGATCAGAAAGGGTTAATACCTAGATCGCTTGAACAAATTTTTCAAACTAGTCAATGTCTTATGTCACAAGGTTGGAAATATAAGATGCAG GCTTCAATGTTAGAAATATACAATGAGACCATACGTGACTTGTTAGCGACAAGTCGCACATCTATCCAAGATGGTGCTGCTTCAAAATATAATATCAAACATGATGCGAATGGTAATACCCAGGTGTCTGACCTCACAATCGTTGATGTACGGAGTATCAATGAAGTTTCTTCTCTGCTCAAACGGGCTGCACAAAGCAG ATCAGTAGGAAAAACACAAATGAATGAAGAGTCATCTAGAAGTCACTGTGTTTTCACACTTAGGATTTTTGGTGTAAATGAG GGAACAGATCAACAAGTGCAAGGTGTTCTCAATTTAATTGATCTTGCAGGCAGTGAACGGCTTAACAAAAGTGGTGCCACTGGGGATAGACTCAAGGAAACCCAG GCTATTAACAAGAGCTTGTCATGCTTGAGTGATGTTATCTTCTCCATTGCTAAGAAAGAGGAACACATTCCATTCAGGAACTCCAAACTGACGTATCTACTCCAG CCATGCTTGGGTGGAGACTCAAAGACGCTAATGTTTGTGAACCTGTCCCCGGAAGTGTCTTCTACAAGCGAGTCTATTTGCTCGCTTCGTTTTGCTGCTCGGGTGAACTCTTGTGAGATCGGCGTCCCTCGTCGTCAGACTCAAATGCGCAGCTTGTCACAAGGATGA